The window CCCATAGGAGAGGCTTATGCTCAGAAGAAACTTAGTCGAAAAGAACGGAAGGCAAAAGAAAAGGAAATGATGGCCAGTAGGTTGTTTATTGAGGGACAGAAAAACCTCATGCTTGACGATTATGAAAAGGCCTATTTCTACTTTTTAAAAGCCTTAGAGTTTAAAGAAGAGGAAAGTGCTATTCATTTTAAACTTTCCCAAATGATGGTACGTGCCAAACAGTATGAAAAGGCTTTATCCTATGGACAAAGGGCACTAGAATTGGATCCTGATAATAAATATTACCATTTACAAATAGCAGAAATCTATAATAGTCAGAACAAAACCAAAGAAGCAGCCGGAGTTCTAGAAAATTTAATGGCCAAGGAGGGCAATTATAGACAATATATCCTAGATCTTGCTTCTTTGTATTTAAAACTTCAGGACCTTGACAAAGCATTGGAAGCTTTAAATAAAGCAGAGGAGTATTATGGAGTAGTGGAGCAATTGACCGCTCAAAAACAGCGAATTTACCTCAAGAAAAACAACCTGGAAATGGCAATTAAGGAAGGCGAAAAGCTTATTGAGGCCCATCCGGGAAATTCAAGGTATGTTCTATCTTTGGTAGATATTTTGTTCAACAATAACAAGAAGAATCAAGCCTTGGAATTGGTATTATCTACCTTATCGTCCTACCCTAATCAACCGGACATTAAAATGGCGGCGTATAACTTGTACAAAGACCGTAATGAAAATCAACTGGCAAACAAATATTTGAAAGAGGCTTTTGCCAACCCGGATTTGGAAGGCATTGTTAAAGCAAAAGCATTTTCTGATATCCTAACACAAATGCAAAACACTTCAAGAGATCAATTACTGGACAGCCTTTCCAAACCTTTAGAGACTTACCATCTCAATAATCCCGAAACCCTGATCGCTTTGGGAGACTACCGGCTACAGCAAAAGGATGCCAAAAAAGCCATAAATTATTATTCCAAAGCTGTAAACATAACTCCGGAAAACGAACAACTATACCAACAATTGATTCCATTGATGTTTGAAAACCAAGAACCTTTTGAGGAGATCGCTGAGATTGCTTCAAAGGCTACAGAAAATTTCCCTGAAAGTGCTGTGTTTTGGTTTTATTTAGGCACTGCGAAGTCTGCCAGCAAGGAAAATGAAATGGCCAAATCTGCATTAGAAAAATCAATCGAATTAAATAACACTTCAAACCCCCAGTTGGCCATGATGGCAAACTCCCAATTGGGAGATGTGCTCTATAGTTTGGGAGAAAAGGAAAAGGCTTTTTCAATCTATGAAGAAGTTTTGTCGCAAAACGCAAATAATGAGCATATATTGAATAATTATGCCTATTTTCTCTCCTTAGAAAAAAAGAATTTAGAGAAAGCACTGAACATGTCCCAAAAGTTGGTCAAAAAATATCCTGATAACCCAACTTATTTAGACACACATGCATGGGTATTGTTTCAGTTGGACAGGTATGAAGAAGCCCGTCCTTTTATGGAAAAAGCATTGGAAAAAGAAAGCGAACCAAGTGGGGTAATGTTTGAACATTATGGTGACATCATGTACAAGATTGGAGAGAAAAAAATAGCGCTAGACTACTGGAAAAAGGCCATGTCTATGGAGGACACCTCTGAATTTTTGGCACTTAAAATCAAAAACAAAACATACTATGAGTAAAGCGAAAATATTGACCTACTTTTTGGGGATGGTGATGCTTTGGTCTTGTGCAAGAAAACCCATGTCTTATACAGCAGATAAGACCATGGATGAATTCAACCCCAATTACCTGGACTTCAACTACCTTACTGCAAAGGGAAGAATAACCCTAGAGGAGCAGGATGGAAAAATAACCAAGGGTGTATTAAACATTCGGGTGAAAAAAGACAGTGTCATTTGGTTCAATATGTCTCCTGGCTTAGGAATAGAAGCCCTTCGAGGATTCATAAGTACTGACAAAATAAAAATCAGGGACCGTATCAACGGCCAGAGAATTGACATGGACTACGCTGAATTTCAAAAGAAATATGGTGTTCCTTTGTCTTTTTCTTTGTTCCAAAACTTGCTTTTCGCCAATTTACCTCATGAATTCAGTTATAGAGACCGGCTGGTAAGGGTAGGAAAATCATTTATCTTAAATCAAGAAAGAGAGAACATAAAATACGAAACCAATATTGATGCAGGTCATGGTAAAGTTACTCAACTTGAAAGTGAAGCTTCCCAAACCCGGAGCGGAAGTCTAGAAGCTTCCTATATGGATTTTCGAGAAGTTTCCAATCAACCTTTTCCCTACCAAGCCATTATCAAAATGGTATTGAGCTTACCGGACAGGCCAAAAACAAACTTTTTCTTAAATGTAGAAATGATCAAAGTAGAATTAACGGATGCCCCACTTAATTTCCCATACAATTTTTAGCCCATTGAGCAAAGTCAAAGTACTTTGCCTCATTTTAATAATACTCTTTGGGTTGGGATCAACCTCTTTCTTAACTGCTCAAATCACTGCCGATAGAGCAAAACTTGAGAAAGAGAAAATTGCTATACAAAAAAGGTTAAGGGAATTTGACAATGTATTACGCAAGACAACAGATGAAAAAAAAGTTTCCGTAAGGCAATTACGTGCAGTAAATCAAAAACTTCAGGAAAGAGAAAAATTTATTGCTACTATCAATAAAGAACTGCGCTTGGTCAATACGGAAATTAATAAAACATCCGCTCATATAAAAAGATTGAGTGAGGAGTTGGAACTGCTAAAAGAAGAATATGCTCAAATGATTTATACCTCCTATAAATTAAATCAAGGAGTAAACCTCATTACTTTTATATTCTCTTCTGCCACTTTTAAGCAATTTTATATGCGACTAAAGTACTTAAAACAATACAGTGACGCGAGAAAAAAGCAGGTAGAGCAAATGGAAAAAATCAGCTTGGAATTGGCTGAAAAGCAGGAAGCTTTAGAAATACAGAAAAAGGATCAATTAAAAGTACTTACCGAAGAACAAGAGCAAAAAAAAGAATTAGATCAACTTAGGGAAGAGCAACAAAGAATGGTCAATACTTTAAGCAAAAAAGAGGAGGAGGTTAAAAAAGAAATTGCAGCGACAAAGAAACAGCAAGCTGAGCTCAATCAATTGATTAAAAATGTAATAGCAGAAGAAATTAGGTTGGCCAAAGCAGCCGAAAAGGAAGCTGAACAACCTAAGGCAGAAAGTCCGGATGCAAAAGCCTTACCGACAACTCCTAAGGTTAAAAAACTCTCAGCCTCTTTTGCTAGCAACAAGGGAAATATTCCATGGCCTGTGGACAACGGATTCATTTATAAAAAATATGGCACCTACCCTCACCCCACGCTAAAAGGTATTACTGAGACCAATGATGGCATTGACATTCAAACCACCAATAATGCTCCGGTAAAATCTGTTTTCCCGGGAACAGTTACTAAGATCACCACCGTTCCCGGAATGGGAGGGACAATTATCATTAAACATGGAGAATTTTATACCATGTATAGTCGACTAAAAACCATTAATGTAAAATCAGGTGAGGAAGTGCAATCCAATACTGTAATTGGACACGTATATTCAGATGAGGATGGATATTCAGAACTTCATTTTCAAACATGGAAGGGGCTTCAGGTAATGAACCCAAGCATTTGGCTTTCTAGTAAATAATGGTTAAATTTTAGTATATTTACAAAAAATAATTACAACATGCTTTATTTCCTTTGCGTTAGAAAAGCACAATCATATATTTGTAACAATTTCAAAATCAAAATAAGCATATCATGAATACATTGGCTTTTATACAAAATATCGGAGGAGGATCACTAGTGGTCATCGTTCTGGTAGTTATCCTTCTTTTTGGGGCAAAAAGAATTCCTGAACTAGCGAGGGGACTCGGTAGAGGTATCAGAGAATTTAAAGATGCTACCAAAGAAATTCAGGATGATTTGGAAGAAGGACTGAAAGACGACAACAAAAAAGCAAACAAATAATAAGTTGGAAAAATTTCGTTCATTCGATGAGATAAGGAAATCGCTGGAGAAAAAGGAAACTGATTGTAAGGCGATTGTAAAATATTACTTAAGCAAAATTGAAACGAAGGCGCAACTTAACGCCTTCGTTGAAGTTTATAGCCAATCTGCATTAGAGCAGGCGGCAGCTATTGACGAAAAAATAGCCGCTGGGAAAGCTGGAAAACTTGCGGGTATGGTAATAGGCATTAAGGATGTTTTGTGTTACAATGAACATGAATCAAATGCCTCAAGCAAAATCTTGGAAGGTTTCGAATCTCAGTTTACCGGCACTGCAGTGCAGCGCTTAATAGATGAAGACGCCATCATTATTGGCAGGCTAAACTGTGATGAATTTGGCATGGGCTCCTCCAATGAAAATTCGGTTCATGGTAAAGTCCTCAATGCCATAGATGAAACCAGAGTTCCCGGAGGTTCTTCTGGTGGATCGGCAGTCGCTGTTCAAGCCAATCTTTGTACAGTATCCCTAGGTACGGATACAGGGGGATCTGTGAGACAACCGGCAGCTTTTACCGGAGTCATTGGCATTAAGCCTACTTATTCTAGGGTTTCCAGGTTTGGGCTTATTGCTTATGCATCTTCTTTTGATACCATAGGTGTCTTTTCAAACAATGTAAAAGACAATGCCTTGGTTCTAGAAACCATGGCAGGGCCGGATGATTACGACAGCACTTCTTCTAGAAAACCTGTTCCGGCGTATAGCAAATTATTGCATTTCGATAAACCGGCCAAAATCGCATACTTAAAAGAAACGGTACATTCAGAGGCATTACAACCGGAAATCAAAGCCAATACGCTAAACGTTCTGGAAAAACTGAAGGAAGAAGGCCATAAAGTAGAAGAAGTCAATTTCCCTCTGCTAGACTATGTGCTTCCTACTTATTACATCTTGACAACGGCAGAAGCAAGTTCAAATCTTTCTAGGTTTGATGGTGTTAAATATGGCTATAGAACGCCTAATGCCCATAACTTGGAAAGCATGTACAAACTTACACGTTCAGAAGGGTTTGGTGAAGAAGTAAAACGTAGAATTATGCTTGGGACCTTTGTATTAAGTGCAAGTTATTATGATGCGTATTTTACAAAAGCCCAAAAAGTAAGGAAACTTATCAAGGATTATACGGAAGACTTATTGACAAAATATGACTATATTGTCTTACCGACAACGCCTAGTACTGCCTTTAAATTTGGTGAACATTCCAACGACCCTGTCGCCATGTATTTGGAAGACTTGTTTACAGTACAAGCGTCAGTATCCGGAGTCCCTTCCATTTCCATACCAAACGGAAAGGATGACAAAGGTTTACCTATAGGGCTTCAAATCATGACCAATTCATTTAAAGAAGCTGAATTATATGCTTTTGCCAATTATTTGACAGCAGCAGCATTTAATAAATAAAATATGAGGATAAAATCTTTCTATATTATAGTAGTGATTTTGGTATTGACCACGTCTTTTGGAAGCGTGGCAATGGCTCAAGAAAAAACATTGACTGTCTCAAACGACCCTTCGGGTAATGAGACAGTCATGCCTTATTATGACTACGAACATATACCGGATTTTACTTATGAAGAGGTAGAACAACGTATTGCTGAAATGGATACGGACATGCCTTTTGAACTCAATGAAACTATTTTTGCATTTATAAATTATTTTACCGTAAGGAATAGAGAATACACCCGAATGGTCCTAGAAAGACAAGGGCATTTTTTCCCAATGTTTGATACGTACCTTTCAGCCCACAATATGCCGAAAGACATCAAGTACTTATCTATCATTGAGTCCGGTCTAAACCCCAAAGCACGTTCCCGAGTTGGGGCCATGGGCCTATGGCAATTTATGCCGGCTACAGGAAAAGATTTCAAGCTATATTACAACAGTCACGTAGATGACCGTTTAGACCCTGAACGTTCAACAGAGGCAGCAGTTCGTTACCTCAAAGCATTGAATAAAAGGTACAACAATTGGGAACTGGCCCTAGCTGCTTATAACTGTGGTCCCGGAAATGTAAATAAAGCCATTAGGAGATCAGGCGGGAAACGGACTTTCTGGGAAATTTACAGATATCTCCCAAGAGAAACCAGAAGTTATATCCCACAATTTCAAGCCATCATGTATGTCTTGAGATATGCTGAAGAACACAACTTGGTACTAGAGGAGCCTTCATACCCTATGGCCTATGAAAAAGTCGATATGGGGAATGGTTATTCCTTAGAAAGCTTTGCCAAACATACCGGACTTTGCATCGAGGACCTAGAATACCTCAACCCCTCATTGTTAAAGGGTAAGGTACCGGAATTTGGAAAAGCCATCAGTATCAATGTCCCGAAATCAGGTCATGAATTTATTGTCGCCAATCATGACGCCATAAAAGACTCATTGAAAATTGAGAACCAAAAATACTTGGCCAGCCTACCGGAAAAAAGACCAACTGAACCCCTGCACAATGTTACTTATAGGGTGAGAAGTGGTGATGTCTTGGGTAAAATCGCCCAAAGATACAATGTTTCTGTCAGTCAACTTAAATCATGGAACGGACTGTATTCCAATACAATAAAAATAGGGCAAGTTTTACATATTTATCAAGACAAGTCAAGCTTTGAGAAAAACTTAGCTAGCTCCGAAAGCATCTCTACCAATACCAACGGGGGAAAAATGTACACCGTTCAGCCGGGTGATTCCCTTTGGTTAATCTCAAAAAAACTGGAAGGTGTAACCATTGATCAGCTCAAGAAATTGAACAACCTGAACAATAATCAAATCAAACCCGGTCAAAAATTGATCATTGGATAATTTTCAAACTAATTTCTTAATTATTTTTTTGAGTTGCAATAATTATATCTAAATTAGGCTTGAACAAAAATAAACGAACTATTATGAGTTTAAGATTTTGCATTATAGCCTTGTTTTCTGCTATGGCTTTTGTCGGATGTCAAAACGATTCGACAAACAATTCTGATAGCAATAAACCTAAAGCCAGGGGTACCCTTGGAGAGATAATTTTGGTAATAGATTCCGCCAAATATGCGGGCCCTGTTGGGGATGCCTTAAAGGAGATTTTTGAATCGGATATTGAAGGTATTATAAGGGAAGAATCCATGTTTTATATGAGAAAGGTGGATCCCAGAAAAATGACTCGCATGTTAAGGATGGCATCAAACATAATATTTGTTACCACCTTTGATGACAAGCGACCCGGAAGTAGAACGGTAGCCAATCAATTTTCTCCTGAATCAATTGAGAAAAGTAGAGCAGATTCCTCATTATTTATGCTGAGAAACAAGAATGAGTTTGCCGTTGGCCAAGAGGTAATTTATTTATTTGGTGAGAATGAAGAAGAGTTGATTACCAATGTGAAAGCCAATAAGGATTTGCTACAAAGTATCTTTTCCAATAAAGAAAAGGAAATTTTGAGCAAAGCACTCTTCAACCGCATAAATGGAGAAGGCGTTTCGAAGGTGGCCGAAAAATTTGAAGTGGCAGTGAAGCTTCCGGCTTCTTACCAATTGGCAAAGGAAGGAGAGGATTTTTTATGGTTTAGGCAGCCTACAATCGGTGTTGACAAACCGGATATTAGCTTATTTTTCTACCAAACGACATATGAGGATGAATCTCAGGTTTTTCCGGAAAACATTATTAAGTTAAGGAATGAAATAACCAAACCTAATATTTTTGGTGATCCTGATGTGCCCGAATCCTTCGTAATCATTGAAAAACAGATTCCACCGGCTTTCAAAAACATTAGAATTGATGGTCAGTATTCCGTAGAAATGCGAGGATCATGGAAAACCAATAATTTAACAATGGGTGGTTCATTTCTATCTTATACGGTAGTAGACGAAGCCAAAGGAAAGATTTTCTATATGGATGGATTTGTATATTACCCTAATGAGGCCCATAGGGCATCAATAAGAGAAATTGAGACCATTCTTCAAGCCACAAAGTTTGAGCTGGAATCTGAATCAACATCAAAATAACCGGAATTTTATTTCCCTTGCGTAATGAAGATTAGAAAAGAGGATGCATTAAATTATCACGAATTCAAGAAACCGGGGAAAATTGAGGTAGTCCCAACAAAACCACTTTCCAGCCAACTTGATTTGGCATTGGCGTATTCTCCCGGGGTTGCGGAGCCATGTACAGCCATCCAACAAAGTCCTGAAAAAGTTTATAAATACACTGCCAAGGGAAATTTAGTTGCCGTGATCTCAAACGGTACAGCTGTTTTAGGTTTAGGGAATATTGGTCCTGCTGCATCCAAACCTGTGATGGAAGGAAAAGGGGTACTATTTAAAAAGTTTGCAGGGATAGATGTGTTTGACCTGGAAATAGATGAAAATGACCCGGAGAGGCTTATCCAAACCATTCGTTCTCTGGAACCTACTTTTGGAGGCATCAATTTAGAAGATATCAAAGCCCCAGAATGTTTTATTATTGAAAAAAAGCTTAAAGAATTAATGAATATTCCTGTCATGCATGACGACCAGCATGGCACAGCAATCATATCCGGAGCGGCGCTTTTAAATGCCTTGGAAATGATTCAAAAGAAAATAGAAAACATTAAATTGGTGGTCAGTGGTGCTGGAGCTGCAGCAGTATCATGCGCAAGGTTTTATATAGGCCTAGGTGTTAAATATGAAAATGTAGTCATGTGTGACATCGATGGGGTCATACGAAAAGATAGAGAAGGCCTCTCAGATATTCATCGATTGTTTGCTACAGAACGCGACCTTCATACCATTACTGAGGCCATGAAAGGTGCGGATGTGTTTTTAGGCTTATCGGCCGGCAATATAATTAACCAAGACCAAATCAGGTCCATGGCTAAAAACCCTATTGTATTTGCTTTGGCTAACCCTACACCGGAAATTAGCTACGAGTTAGCAATGGCTGCCCGAGAAGATATCATAATGGCCACCGGGCGCTCTGATTACCCCAATCAAGTTAATAATGTGATCGGTTTTCCATATATCTTCAGAGGAGCTCTCGATGTAAGGGCTACAGGAATAAATGAGGAAATGAAGCTTGCAGCTGCCCTAGCCATTGCTGATTTAGCCAAACAACATGTTCCGGACATTGTCAATAAGGCATATGGTGAGACCAAATTGGCCTTTGGGAAAACTTACCTTATCCCCAAGCCTTTGGATCCAAGATTAATTACCACCATTGCTCCCGCAGTTGCCAAAGCAGCCATGAAATCAGGTGTAGCCAAAACCCATATTGAAGATTGGGATGCCTATGAACTAGACCTTCAGGAAAGGATCGGTATTGACCAACGCTTGATGTCTCGGGTGGTGACCAGGGCTAAAAAGGACCCTAAAAGGGTGGTATTTGCAGAGGCTGATAATCCCAAAATTTTGAAAGCCGCTCAAATAATGCGGGATGAAAAAATTGGTATCCCTATTTTACTTGGTAATAAGCAAAAAATAAAAAAACTCATTGCTGCCAACTCCCTAGATTTAGAGGATGTCACAGTCATCGACCCTAGTGAAAATAAATCAAAATTAAAGCAATATGGACAATTGCTTTATGACAAAAGGAAGCGAAAAGGCATGACCCTTTATGAAGCCAAAAAGCTCATGAAGGAAAGAAATTATTTCGGAGCAATGATGGTGGAAGTAGGTGAAGGAGATGCTCTAATTTCAGGATTAACAAAAGATTATCCAAGAACCATCCTACCCTCTTTGCAAGTGATCGGTGTAAAAAATGGCGTGGATAAAGTTG of the Cyclobacterium marinum DSM 745 genome contains:
- a CDS encoding tetratricopeptide repeat protein; translation: MNKLNLNFLVWFFTFTIFLGVPIGEAYAQKKLSRKERKAKEKEMMASRLFIEGQKNLMLDDYEKAYFYFLKALEFKEEESAIHFKLSQMMVRAKQYEKALSYGQRALELDPDNKYYHLQIAEIYNSQNKTKEAAGVLENLMAKEGNYRQYILDLASLYLKLQDLDKALEALNKAEEYYGVVEQLTAQKQRIYLKKNNLEMAIKEGEKLIEAHPGNSRYVLSLVDILFNNNKKNQALELVLSTLSSYPNQPDIKMAAYNLYKDRNENQLANKYLKEAFANPDLEGIVKAKAFSDILTQMQNTSRDQLLDSLSKPLETYHLNNPETLIALGDYRLQQKDAKKAINYYSKAVNITPENEQLYQQLIPLMFENQEPFEEIAEIASKATENFPESAVFWFYLGTAKSASKENEMAKSALEKSIELNNTSNPQLAMMANSQLGDVLYSLGEKEKAFSIYEEVLSQNANNEHILNNYAYFLSLEKKNLEKALNMSQKLVKKYPDNPTYLDTHAWVLFQLDRYEEARPFMEKALEKESEPSGVMFEHYGDIMYKIGEKKIALDYWKKAMSMEDTSEFLALKIKNKTYYE
- a CDS encoding DUF4292 domain-containing protein — encoded protein: MSKAKILTYFLGMVMLWSCARKPMSYTADKTMDEFNPNYLDFNYLTAKGRITLEEQDGKITKGVLNIRVKKDSVIWFNMSPGLGIEALRGFISTDKIKIRDRINGQRIDMDYAEFQKKYGVPLSFSLFQNLLFANLPHEFSYRDRLVRVGKSFILNQERENIKYETNIDAGHGKVTQLESEASQTRSGSLEASYMDFREVSNQPFPYQAIIKMVLSLPDRPKTNFFLNVEMIKVELTDAPLNFPYNF
- a CDS encoding murein hydrolase activator EnvC family protein, translating into MGSTSFLTAQITADRAKLEKEKIAIQKRLREFDNVLRKTTDEKKVSVRQLRAVNQKLQEREKFIATINKELRLVNTEINKTSAHIKRLSEELELLKEEYAQMIYTSYKLNQGVNLITFIFSSATFKQFYMRLKYLKQYSDARKKQVEQMEKISLELAEKQEALEIQKKDQLKVLTEEQEQKKELDQLREEQQRMVNTLSKKEEEVKKEIAATKKQQAELNQLIKNVIAEEIRLAKAAEKEAEQPKAESPDAKALPTTPKVKKLSASFASNKGNIPWPVDNGFIYKKYGTYPHPTLKGITETNDGIDIQTTNNAPVKSVFPGTVTKITTVPGMGGTIIIKHGEFYTMYSRLKTINVKSGEEVQSNTVIGHVYSDEDGYSELHFQTWKGLQVMNPSIWLSSK
- a CDS encoding Sec-independent protein translocase subunit TatA/TatB; the encoded protein is MNTLAFIQNIGGGSLVVIVLVVILLFGAKRIPELARGLGRGIREFKDATKEIQDDLEEGLKDDNKKANK
- the gatA gene encoding Asp-tRNA(Asn)/Glu-tRNA(Gln) amidotransferase subunit GatA — its product is MEKFRSFDEIRKSLEKKETDCKAIVKYYLSKIETKAQLNAFVEVYSQSALEQAAAIDEKIAAGKAGKLAGMVIGIKDVLCYNEHESNASSKILEGFESQFTGTAVQRLIDEDAIIIGRLNCDEFGMGSSNENSVHGKVLNAIDETRVPGGSSGGSAVAVQANLCTVSLGTDTGGSVRQPAAFTGVIGIKPTYSRVSRFGLIAYASSFDTIGVFSNNVKDNALVLETMAGPDDYDSTSSRKPVPAYSKLLHFDKPAKIAYLKETVHSEALQPEIKANTLNVLEKLKEEGHKVEEVNFPLLDYVLPTYYILTTAEASSNLSRFDGVKYGYRTPNAHNLESMYKLTRSEGFGEEVKRRIMLGTFVLSASYYDAYFTKAQKVRKLIKDYTEDLLTKYDYIVLPTTPSTAFKFGEHSNDPVAMYLEDLFTVQASVSGVPSISIPNGKDDKGLPIGLQIMTNSFKEAELYAFANYLTAAAFNK
- a CDS encoding lytic transglycosylase domain-containing protein, which codes for MRIKSFYIIVVILVLTTSFGSVAMAQEKTLTVSNDPSGNETVMPYYDYEHIPDFTYEEVEQRIAEMDTDMPFELNETIFAFINYFTVRNREYTRMVLERQGHFFPMFDTYLSAHNMPKDIKYLSIIESGLNPKARSRVGAMGLWQFMPATGKDFKLYYNSHVDDRLDPERSTEAAVRYLKALNKRYNNWELALAAYNCGPGNVNKAIRRSGGKRTFWEIYRYLPRETRSYIPQFQAIMYVLRYAEEHNLVLEEPSYPMAYEKVDMGNGYSLESFAKHTGLCIEDLEYLNPSLLKGKVPEFGKAISINVPKSGHEFIVANHDAIKDSLKIENQKYLASLPEKRPTEPLHNVTYRVRSGDVLGKIAQRYNVSVSQLKSWNGLYSNTIKIGQVLHIYQDKSSFEKNLASSESISTNTNGGKMYTVQPGDSLWLISKKLEGVTIDQLKKLNNLNNNQIKPGQKLIIG
- a CDS encoding DUF4837 family protein, translating into MSLRFCIIALFSAMAFVGCQNDSTNNSDSNKPKARGTLGEIILVIDSAKYAGPVGDALKEIFESDIEGIIREESMFYMRKVDPRKMTRMLRMASNIIFVTTFDDKRPGSRTVANQFSPESIEKSRADSSLFMLRNKNEFAVGQEVIYLFGENEEELITNVKANKDLLQSIFSNKEKEILSKALFNRINGEGVSKVAEKFEVAVKLPASYQLAKEGEDFLWFRQPTIGVDKPDISLFFYQTTYEDESQVFPENIIKLRNEITKPNIFGDPDVPESFVIIEKQIPPAFKNIRIDGQYSVEMRGSWKTNNLTMGGSFLSYTVVDEAKGKIFYMDGFVYYPNEAHRASIREIETILQATKFELESESTSK
- a CDS encoding NADP-dependent malic enzyme encodes the protein MKIRKEDALNYHEFKKPGKIEVVPTKPLSSQLDLALAYSPGVAEPCTAIQQSPEKVYKYTAKGNLVAVISNGTAVLGLGNIGPAASKPVMEGKGVLFKKFAGIDVFDLEIDENDPERLIQTIRSLEPTFGGINLEDIKAPECFIIEKKLKELMNIPVMHDDQHGTAIISGAALLNALEMIQKKIENIKLVVSGAGAAAVSCARFYIGLGVKYENVVMCDIDGVIRKDREGLSDIHRLFATERDLHTITEAMKGADVFLGLSAGNIINQDQIRSMAKNPIVFALANPTPEISYELAMAAREDIIMATGRSDYPNQVNNVIGFPYIFRGALDVRATGINEEMKLAAALAIADLAKQHVPDIVNKAYGETKLAFGKTYLIPKPLDPRLITTIAPAVAKAAMKSGVAKTHIEDWDAYELDLQERIGIDQRLMSRVVTRAKKDPKRVVFAEADNPKILKAAQIMRDEKIGIPILLGNKQKIKKLIAANSLDLEDVTVIDPSENKSKLKQYGQLLYDKRKRKGMTLYEAKKLMKERNYFGAMMVEVGEGDALISGLTKDYPRTILPSLQVIGVKNGVDKVAGMYIMNSDKGPLFFADTTVNENPTADELVEIIGLTANGVRFFDIEPTIAILSYSNFGSAKGKVPIKTALATAKAKAQFPDLVIEGEMQANVALDEGIQKENYPFSSLINHKANTLIFPDLASGNIAYKLVAEIGNSEAIGPILLGMNKSVHILQLGSSVREIVNMVAIAVVDAQTTAGE